In Glandiceps talaboti chromosome 14, keGlaTala1.1, whole genome shotgun sequence, a single genomic region encodes these proteins:
- the LOC144446028 gene encoding uncharacterized protein LOC144446028 isoform X1, whose amino-acid sequence MSGQDKSSPEYIRGVFDRFDINGDGAITIDELKVGLRRNGIDYSDQEVYLFMREVDLDGNGEIDFNEFTLFWIEKLRKQSEQKKPKEQKQPGLFDVGTEFPKVAELKAQFAELDADGNGYITIDEIKLALVKRKGYCTDLEVYKLMREADEDGDGQISFDEFVVMMAKSYSKLKK is encoded by the exons ATGTCTGGCCAAG ACAAATCATCCCCTGAATACATCAGGGGCGTATTTGATAGATTCGATATCAACGGTGATGGCGCCATAACGATAGACGAACTCAAAGTAGGCTTGAGGAGAAATGGGATCGATTATAGCGACCAGGAAGTATACCTATTTATGAGGGAAGTAGATTTGGACGGCAATGGAGAAATTGATTTCAATGAATTCACTTTGTTTTGGATCGAAAAACTACGGAAACAGTCAGAGCAGAAGAAACCCAAGGAACAAAAACAACCCGGCTTGTTTGATGTCGGAACAGAAT TTCCGAAAGTAGCAGAATTAAAAGCACAGTTTGCTGAATTGGACGCCGATGGTAACGGATACATCACTATTGACGAGATCAAATTGGCATTGGTCAAAAGAAAAGGATACTGTACAGATTTAGAAGTATACAAGTTGATGAGAGAAGCAGACGAGGATGGAGATGGACAAATCAGTTTCGATGAATTTGTTGTTATGATGGCAAAGTCGTATAGCAAGCTGAAGAAATAA
- the LOC144445873 gene encoding uncharacterized protein LOC144445873: MAVNNSDHFVYRLVRPFRYLFLLLLLVRYSVHGIDGVDVMTESRCKVYNETYVDCSMRRLHHIPDNLPEFTTYLDVSFNQFSILRAKHLSRLHKLSELRVAYSYVTMLASDSLLGLFSLKVLILLNNQITTIDENAFRDLHNLQTLDLSANKLTDLPDGLFTTLSKLSVLDLGINNICHVSSPFLHGVYNLQELHMNSNHISTIADDAFIHLNRLTLVDLGSNRLKCIPAKALAVIRNIETLVLNTLDLQNDCPKTSFSEYPSLKRLSLFSAQITDSNIVLYDFSNTTLQELDLGANFLSAIPDSVIKNVSVGKLTLERNPLTSNRLEKLLINIQNVSITALSLSSLNGLMSPGFQIMSTTFKGLNGTLLQELDVSYNNMTSLPAAAFQWLPYLTTLDIEYCQLYSLHPQAFIGLSNLQSLSLTGNLLHNIQETLVVTTGLNSLHVLHLNKNKLTGRIPNHAFSHLNSLLGLYLNGNNIFAIQADSFTSLSKLKILDLSFNDIAYLPHNAFLPLALLDVLHLKGNPIQKTDDKETHPFNGLHNLRVLSLGIYSVLTLKRFHFEDVPLLQKFYIGGIRARTSIDESKIVNMPNLEILQIENTSIRGWNLFDILGLQQGKMLTTLELENNALEEIDMTDLNIFPNLRRVSFKNNKINKVKGIPKPMMYLENLDLSDNQITGLDVDMINSLPALKYLDLYPNPFDCSCKAQLLNKWIQNDHQVALPLGPNCFQPETKRGASIFSLHFGLECNILFMSLVPTSCILFLAIVTISLCVHFHWHLRYLIFLIKLKCGGYQPQVNDDEEAQPLLKYDAFVVYNQHDRPWVMQQLVPNLEKIDPPNFKLCIHERDFIGGNDIFDNILDSIENSHKTMLILSPHFAESEWCYFEMRMAQDHLFAERRDVLLLVLLENIPDDVMPRVLRKILRTKRYIEWPQNEIGRRLFWEKLKVEVRSGNRVNRPAEI; the protein is encoded by the coding sequence ATGGCAGTAAACAACTCTGATCATTTTGTCTATAGACTGGTAAGACCATTTCGTTACTTATTCCTGCTATTGCTACTTGTCAGATATTCAGTTCATGGAATCGACGGCGTTGATGTAATGACAGAATCACGATGCAAGGTATACAATGAGACTTATGTGGATTGCTCCATGAGAAGACTTCATCACATTCCTGACAACTTACCAGAATTCACAACCTATCTGGATGTCTCGTTCAACCAATTTTCAATACTACGAGCAAAGCATTTATCTCGTCTACACAAACTTTCAGAACTACGTGTAGCATATTCTTACGTGACCATGCTTGCTTCAGACTCCCTTCTAGGACTATTTTCTTTGAAGGTGTTGATACTTTTGAATAACCAAATCACAACTATCGATGAGAATGCATTTCGGGATTTACATAACCTGCAAACACTGGACCTCAGTGCAAACAAATTGACAGACTTGCCAGATGGTCTTTTTACAACTCTATCCAAATTGTCGGTTCTTGATCTCGGCATTAACAACATCTGTCACGTCTCATCACCATTTCTTCATGGGGTGTACAACCTACAAGAGTTACATATGAATTCAAATCACATCAGCACTATTGCAGACGATGCATTCATCCATTTGAACAGGTTGACTCTGGTGGATTTAGGAAGTAACCGCCTTAAGTGTATCCCTGCCAAAGCCTTGGCTGTTATACGTAATATTGAAACACTTGTTTTGAACACTCTGGACTTACAGAATGACTGCCCCAAAACATCATTCTCGGAGTATCCTTCGCTAAAACGTCTGTCTCTGTTTAGTGCCCAAATCACGGATTCAAATATAGTATTGTATGATTTCTCAAACACAACATTACAAGAGCTAGATCTAGGAGCCAATTTTCTTTCTGCTATACCAGATTCTGTCATCAAGAATGTGAGCGTTGGCAAACTTACACTCGAGCGAAACCCTCTCACATCAAACAGGTTGGAAAAGCTcctcataaatattcaaaacgtAAGCATTACAGCACTTTCATTGTCGAGTTTGAATGGCCTTATGAGCCCTGGTTTTCAGATTATGTCGACAACATTCAAAGGACTTAATGGAACATTACTACAGGAACTAGATGTGTCTTACAACAATATGACATCACTCCCTGCTGCAGCATTTCAATGGTTGCCTTACCTAACAACATTGGATATCGAGTACTGTCAATTATATAGCCTTCATCCACAAGCGTTTATTGGACTAAGCAATTTACAGTCGCTGTCCCTTACTGGAAACCTCCTGCATAACATTCAGGAAACCCTAGTCGTGACCACTGGTTTAAATTCTCTACACGTTTTAcaccttaacaaaaacaaacttacAGGGCGGATTCCGAACCATGCCTTCAGCCACCTTAATTCATTATTAGGTTTGTACTTGAATGGAAATAACATATTTGCTATACAAGCTGACAGTTTCACATCgctttcaaaattaaaaatacttGATCTTTCTTTTAATGACATTGCATATTTGCCCCACAATGCCTTTTTACCTTTGGCTTTGTTAGATGTGCTTCACTTGAAAGGAAATCCCATTCAAAAAACCGATGACAAAGAAACACATCCATTTAATGGGTTACATAATCTGAGAGTACTTAGTCTAGGCATTTATTCTGTTTTAACACTAAAACGCTTCCACTTTGAAGATGTTCCATTACTTCAGAAGTTTTACATAGGAGGAATCAGAGCCAGAACTTCCATAGATGAGTCTAAGATAGTCAACATGCCAAACCTAGAAATCCTACAAATTGAAAACACCTCTATTCGTGGATGGAATCTATTTGACATCTTAGGTCTTCAACAAGGAAAAATGTTGACAACACTCGAGCTAGAAAATAATGcgttagaagaaatagacatgACGGATTTGAATATTTTTCCCAATCTAAGGAGAGTTTCCTTTaagaataacaaaattaataaagtTAAGGGTATCCCAAAGCCTATGATGTATCTGGAAAACCTTGACCTATCTGATAACCAAATAACAGGACTTGATGTTGATATGATAAATTCACTTCCAGCTCTGAAGTATCTAGATCTCTATCCTAATCCCTTTGATTGTTCATGCAAGGCTCAGCTCCTGAACAAGTGGATCCAGAACGACCATCAAGTAGCTTTGCCTTTAGGGCCTAACTGTTTTCAACCGGAAACCAAGAGAGGGGCGTCCATTTTCAGCCTACATTTTGGTTTGGAATGCAATATCTTGTTTATGAGTCTAGTACCAACAAGCTGTATATTATTTCTAGCAATTGTCACCATATCACTATGTGTTCATTTCCATTGGCATCTCCGTTACCTGATTTTTctgattaaattgaaatgtggAGGTTATCAACCCCAAGTGAACGATGATGAGGAAGCACAACCTCTCTTGAAATATGACGCATTTGTTGTCTATAATCAACATGATAGACCGTGGGTCATGCAACAGCTTGTCCCAAATTTGGAGAAAATTGATCCCCCAAATTTCAAACTCTGTATTCATGAACGTGACTTTATCGGTGGTAATGACATTTTTGATAATATTCTTGACAGCATAGAGAATAGCCACAAAACTATGTTGATATTATCACCTCATTTTGCAGAAAGTGAAtggtgttattttgagatgagaatGGCTCAAGATCATTTGTTTGCCGAGAGAAGGGATGTTTTACTTCTCGTCTTGCTAGAAAACATTCCCGATGATGTGATGCCTCGTGTCTTGCGTAAAATCTTGCGAACAAAGAGGTACATTGAATGGCCACAAAACGAAATAGGGAGGCGACTTTTCTGGGAGAAATTAAAAGTTGAGGTACGATCAGGGAACAGAGTAAACAGACCAGCTGAAATATAA
- the LOC144446028 gene encoding uncharacterized protein LOC144446028 isoform X2 gives MSGQDKSSPEYIRGVFDRFDINGDGAITIDELKVGLRRNGIDYSDQEVYLFMREVDLDGNGEIDFNEFTLFWIEKLRKQSEQKKPKEQKQPVPKVAELKAQFAELDADGNGYITIDEIKLALVKRKGYCTDLEVYKLMREADEDGDGQISFDEFVVMMAKSYSKLKK, from the exons ATGTCTGGCCAAG ACAAATCATCCCCTGAATACATCAGGGGCGTATTTGATAGATTCGATATCAACGGTGATGGCGCCATAACGATAGACGAACTCAAAGTAGGCTTGAGGAGAAATGGGATCGATTATAGCGACCAGGAAGTATACCTATTTATGAGGGAAGTAGATTTGGACGGCAATGGAGAAATTGATTTCAATGAATTCACTTTGTTTTGGATCGAAAAACTACGGAAACAGTCAGAGCAGAAGAAACCCAAGGAACAAAAACAACCCG TTCCGAAAGTAGCAGAATTAAAAGCACAGTTTGCTGAATTGGACGCCGATGGTAACGGATACATCACTATTGACGAGATCAAATTGGCATTGGTCAAAAGAAAAGGATACTGTACAGATTTAGAAGTATACAAGTTGATGAGAGAAGCAGACGAGGATGGAGATGGACAAATCAGTTTCGATGAATTTGTTGTTATGATGGCAAAGTCGTATAGCAAGCTGAAGAAATAA